A section of the Pseudomonas flavescens genome encodes:
- a CDS encoding tetratricopeptide repeat protein → MPSISPRHFVLLASFALLGACSSNAPSNPSAPASDDAYQRLMKLANDVEARGDRGTAATLYQRAAEQPGAGFEAWQRLGRARLDSGNTRGAEEAYQKAVALEPDNPVGLLGLGTAQLRLGYPERAQPLLASAAEQLPNDAQAFARLGAAEAQLGNIAAMQRAFATARKLAPGDLDARSNLALAYALNGDSANALREIDGIDRAPTAQLRHQRNALLVQVLAGERGKPASVQLDDTSAAKRQALIAEARRIAAISDPAERARALGLSAGR, encoded by the coding sequence TTGCCGTCGATTTCCCCCCGCCACTTCGTGCTGCTCGCCAGCTTCGCCCTGCTGGGCGCCTGCAGCAGCAACGCGCCCAGCAATCCGTCCGCGCCAGCGAGCGATGACGCCTACCAACGCCTGATGAAATTGGCCAATGACGTCGAGGCGCGTGGTGACCGTGGTACCGCCGCAACGCTGTATCAGCGTGCCGCCGAACAACCCGGCGCCGGTTTCGAGGCCTGGCAGCGACTGGGCCGCGCGCGGCTGGACAGCGGCAATACCCGGGGTGCTGAAGAGGCGTACCAGAAAGCCGTCGCGCTGGAGCCGGACAACCCAGTGGGCCTGCTCGGCCTGGGCACCGCGCAGCTGCGCCTGGGTTACCCGGAGCGCGCCCAGCCCCTGCTCGCCAGTGCCGCCGAGCAATTGCCCAACGATGCCCAGGCCTTCGCCCGCCTGGGTGCCGCCGAAGCGCAACTGGGCAATATCGCCGCCATGCAGCGTGCCTTCGCCACCGCGCGCAAGCTGGCTCCCGGCGATCTCGATGCGCGCAGCAACCTGGCGCTGGCCTACGCCCTCAATGGCGACAGTGCCAATGCGCTGCGCGAGATCGACGGCATCGATCGCGCGCCAACCGCTCAGTTGCGCCATCAGCGCAACGCGCTGCTGGTCCAGGTGCTGGCTGGCGAGCGCGGCAAACCGGCCAGCGTGCAGCTCGACGACACCAGCGCGGCCAAGCGCCAGGCGCTGATCGCCGAAGCCCGGCGCATCGCTGCCATCAGTGACCCCGCCGAACGGGCACGGGCCCTGGGGCTGAGCGCTGGGAGATAA
- the sctV gene encoding type III secretion system export apparatus subunit SctV has product MMARLSALAGMAAQRTEVVIVAFMMMAIVMMIIPLPTYLVDTLIGISIALSILVLIVAFYISKPLELSALPALILLSTLFRLALSISTTRLILLHGDAGHIIEAFGKFVIAGEVVVGLVIFLIITVAQFVVITKGAERVAEVAARFSLDAMPGKQMSIDNDLRNGDIDAGEARRRRSDLQRESQLFGAMDGSMKFVKGDAIAGLVILFVNLIGGLLIGMLSRGMSFAEAGHTYSLLTVGDGLIAQIPALLIAVAAGTVVTRVNNEAEQADLGTEIIRQMGNSQRALTLTALILAAVAFIPGFPAPVFLGLSAVLGLCAWMLMRRQRREQEAEACAAEVVEAAAVEVEPEAEASPATADSRVLLSIGPGLAEVVPLQPFKQRLEVLCHDLHNELGIEFPLPSVRVDMAAATGSYRVELEGVPVDQGDLNPAQVLLRDDPVHLQLLDIQGEERASPLSSRPGLWIPGEHQAELSDAGIVYLRPDEILRDVMARTLRRYAGDFLGIQETRQLLAHLEESHGELVKEALRAVPLQRVADALRRLVAEGVSIRNRRALLEAMVEWGGREGDVGRFSDHLRTALARQISHQHADEKRVIAAFVLGSALEAQLLEAARQQDTGRGEIRAREATRGLLKALRQQCAQLPEQIKPTLVVHPELRRRILRLCIRDELEMAVLSFTELAPEYSLQAIKVIGSPATSRAERNEPAPAALAGAT; this is encoded by the coding sequence ATGATGGCGCGTCTCAGCGCCCTGGCGGGCATGGCCGCGCAACGTACCGAGGTGGTGATCGTCGCCTTCATGATGATGGCCATCGTGATGATGATCATCCCGCTGCCGACCTACCTGGTCGACACCCTGATCGGCATCAGCATCGCCCTCAGCATCCTCGTGCTGATCGTCGCGTTCTACATCAGCAAGCCGCTGGAGCTGTCTGCGCTGCCAGCGCTGATCCTGCTCAGCACCTTGTTCCGGCTGGCTCTGTCGATCAGCACCACGCGGCTGATTCTGCTGCACGGCGATGCCGGGCACATCATCGAAGCCTTCGGCAAATTCGTCATCGCCGGCGAAGTGGTGGTCGGTCTGGTGATCTTCCTGATCATCACCGTGGCGCAGTTCGTGGTGATCACCAAAGGCGCCGAGCGGGTCGCCGAGGTGGCGGCGCGTTTCAGCCTGGATGCCATGCCTGGCAAGCAGATGAGCATCGACAACGACCTGCGCAACGGCGATATCGATGCCGGCGAGGCCCGTCGTCGACGTTCCGACCTGCAGCGCGAGAGCCAGCTGTTCGGCGCCATGGACGGCTCGATGAAGTTCGTCAAAGGCGACGCCATCGCCGGCCTGGTGATTCTCTTCGTCAACCTGATTGGCGGCCTGCTGATCGGCATGCTGTCGCGTGGCATGTCCTTCGCCGAGGCCGGGCACACCTACTCGCTGCTCACCGTGGGCGACGGGCTGATCGCGCAGATCCCGGCCCTGCTGATCGCCGTGGCGGCCGGTACCGTGGTTACCCGGGTCAACAACGAGGCCGAGCAGGCCGACCTGGGTACCGAGATTATCCGCCAGATGGGCAATAGCCAGCGGGCCCTTACGCTCACGGCGCTGATCCTGGCTGCCGTCGCCTTCATCCCTGGCTTCCCGGCGCCGGTGTTTCTCGGCCTGTCGGCGGTGCTGGGGCTGTGCGCCTGGATGCTGATGCGTCGCCAGCGCCGCGAGCAGGAAGCCGAGGCGTGCGCGGCCGAGGTGGTCGAAGCGGCTGCTGTGGAGGTCGAGCCCGAAGCCGAGGCCTCTCCCGCCACCGCCGACTCCCGCGTGCTGCTGTCCATCGGTCCGGGGCTGGCCGAGGTGGTGCCTCTGCAGCCCTTCAAGCAGCGCCTCGAGGTGCTCTGCCACGATCTGCACAACGAGCTGGGCATCGAATTTCCGCTGCCGTCGGTGCGGGTCGACATGGCCGCTGCAACGGGCAGCTACCGGGTCGAGCTGGAGGGCGTGCCGGTGGATCAGGGCGACCTGAATCCTGCCCAGGTACTGCTGCGCGACGACCCCGTGCACCTGCAACTGCTCGACATTCAGGGCGAGGAGCGCGCCTCGCCGCTGAGCAGCCGCCCGGGCCTGTGGATCCCTGGCGAGCACCAGGCCGAGCTGAGCGATGCGGGCATCGTCTACCTGCGCCCGGATGAAATTCTTCGCGATGTGATGGCGCGCACCCTGCGCCGCTACGCCGGGGACTTTCTCGGTATCCAGGAAACCCGTCAGTTGCTCGCCCATCTGGAGGAGAGCCATGGCGAACTGGTCAAGGAAGCCCTGCGTGCCGTACCTCTGCAGCGTGTCGCCGATGCCCTGCGTCGGCTGGTCGCCGAAGGGGTATCGATCCGCAATCGCCGTGCGCTGCTCGAAGCGATGGTCGAGTGGGGGGGCCGCGAAGGTGACGTCGGGCGTTTTAGCGACCACCTGCGTACCGCGCTGGCCCGCCAGATCAGCCATCAGCATGCCGATGAAAAGCGGGTGATCGCCGCCTTCGTGCTGGGCTCGGCCCTGGAGGCTCAGTTGCTGGAGGCGGCGCGCCAGCAAGACACCGGCCGCGGTGAAATCCGTGCCCGGGAGGCCACCCGCGGTCTGCTCAAGGCACTGCGTCAGCAGTGTGCGCAACTCCCCGAACAGATCAAACCGACCCTGGTGGTACACCCCGAGCTACGCCGCCGGATCCTGCGCCTGTGCATTCGTGACGAACTGGAGATGGCCGTGCTGTCCTTTACCGAACTGGCTCCGGAATACAGCCTGCAGGCGATCAAGGTGATCGGCTCACCGGCCACCTCGCGGGCGGAAAGAAACGAGCCCGCACCTGCTGCTCTGGCAGGTGCCACATGA
- a CDS encoding EscS/YscS/HrcS family type III secretion system export apparatus protein — protein MGQDVFLSLMKQALMTVLLLSAPALGVAILIGLGVGLLQALTQIQDQTLPQAVKLVAVLLVLVLIGPLLATQVAALASHVLDNFPAWTR, from the coding sequence ATGGGCCAGGACGTATTTCTCTCGTTGATGAAGCAGGCGCTGATGACCGTGCTGCTGCTCAGCGCACCCGCGCTCGGCGTGGCCATCCTCATCGGCCTGGGGGTTGGCCTGTTGCAGGCGCTGACGCAGATCCAGGACCAGACCCTGCCACAGGCGGTGAAACTGGTGGCGGTGCTGCTGGTGCTGGTGCTGATCGGCCCGTTGCTGGCGACCCAGGTGGCGGCGCTGGCGAGCCATGTGCTGGACAATTTCCCCGCCTGGACACGCTAG
- the sctJ gene encoding type III secretion system inner membrane ring lipoprotein SctJ: MRGHPFRLVALLLLTLLLQACDGMVLYSNLGEREANSMVAALLREGIAAQRQVQEDGRITVSVPQERLSDAVALLDEAGLPQQQFSNMGEVFKNNGLVSSPVQERAQMVYALSEELSHTVSQIDGVLSARVHVVLPDNDLLKRVISPSSASVLIRYEPDTDVDQLIPQIKTLVANSISGLNYDGVSVTAIKAAMRNLRDDARPPLSSFLGIWMLDESVSRARTLFFAGLLLVLGMAGAIAWYLWRERQGQGTYVLRESE, translated from the coding sequence ATGCGCGGGCATCCCTTTCGGCTGGTCGCGCTATTGCTGTTGACGCTGCTGTTGCAGGCCTGTGACGGCATGGTGCTGTACAGCAACCTGGGCGAGCGTGAAGCCAACAGCATGGTCGCTGCCCTGCTGCGTGAGGGCATCGCCGCCCAGCGCCAGGTGCAGGAGGATGGCCGCATCACCGTCAGCGTGCCCCAGGAGCGGCTCTCCGATGCCGTGGCCCTGCTCGACGAGGCCGGCCTGCCGCAGCAGCAATTTTCCAACATGGGCGAGGTGTTCAAGAACAACGGCCTGGTGTCCTCGCCGGTGCAGGAGCGGGCGCAGATGGTTTACGCCCTCAGCGAGGAGTTGTCGCATACCGTGTCGCAGATCGATGGCGTGCTGTCGGCGCGCGTGCACGTGGTGCTGCCCGACAACGACCTGCTCAAGCGGGTGATCTCGCCGTCTTCGGCATCGGTGCTGATCCGCTATGAGCCGGATACCGATGTCGATCAGTTGATTCCGCAAATCAAGACCCTGGTTGCCAACAGCATTTCCGGGCTGAACTACGACGGCGTTTCGGTCACCGCGATCAAGGCGGCGATGCGCAATCTGCGTGACGATGCCCGGCCGCCGCTGAGTTCCTTCCTGGGCATCTGGATGCTCGATGAAAGCGTGTCGCGGGCACGCACCCTGTTCTTCGCCGGGCTGCTCCTGGTGCTCGGCATGGCCGGGGCCATCGCCTGGTACCTGTGGCGCGAGCGCCAGGGTCAGGGTACCTACGTACTGAGGGAAAGCGAGTGA
- the sctT gene encoding type III secretion system export apparatus subunit SctT, whose translation MDADIGLGIAEIAYPVISAAALAVCRALGLVFITPAFNRLGLTGMIRSCVAVAISAPMFLPAFSALTALEDYGSFFLAGLMVKEFLIGVTVGLLFGIPFWAAEVAGELVDLQRGSTMAQLVDPSGAGESGVTATLLSVTLITLFFMSGGFILMVDGFYHSYQLWPVTAFTPVIASSALEAVLAILDQVMRIGVLMVAPLIIALLVADMMLAYLSRMAPQMNIFDLSLSVKNLIFTFLMVLYCGFLIPLMLEQLAEFRCTVEVLKTLSGAGEP comes from the coding sequence ATGGATGCCGACATCGGCCTGGGCATCGCCGAGATCGCCTACCCGGTGATCAGTGCGGCGGCCCTCGCGGTCTGCAGAGCGCTGGGTCTGGTGTTCATCACCCCGGCATTCAACCGCCTGGGGCTGACCGGGATGATCCGCAGTTGCGTGGCGGTAGCGATCTCCGCGCCGATGTTCCTGCCGGCCTTCTCCGCGCTGACCGCCCTGGAGGATTACGGCAGCTTCTTTCTCGCCGGTCTGATGGTCAAGGAGTTCCTCATCGGGGTGACCGTGGGGCTGCTGTTCGGCATTCCGTTCTGGGCCGCCGAGGTGGCGGGCGAGCTGGTCGACCTGCAGCGCGGCTCGACCATGGCACAGCTGGTGGATCCCTCCGGCGCTGGCGAGTCGGGGGTTACCGCGACCCTGCTCAGCGTCACGCTGATCACTCTGTTCTTCATGTCCGGTGGCTTCATTCTGATGGTCGACGGCTTCTACCACAGCTACCAGCTATGGCCCGTCACCGCGTTCACCCCGGTCATCGCCAGCTCGGCGCTGGAGGCGGTGCTGGCCATTCTCGACCAGGTGATGCGTATCGGCGTGCTGATGGTGGCGCCGCTGATCATCGCCCTGCTGGTGGCCGACATGATGCTCGCTTACCTGTCGCGCATGGCGCCGCAGATGAATATCTTCGATCTCTCGCTATCGGTGAAGAATCTGATCTTCACCTTCCTGATGGTGCTCTACTGCGGCTTCCTGATCCCGCTGATGCTCGAGCAGTTGGCCGAGTTCCGCTGTACCGTCGAGGTGCTCAAGACGCTCTCCGGCGCAGGTGAGCCTTAG
- the sctR gene encoding type III secretion system export apparatus subunit SctR, whose amino-acid sequence MTDYQPNLLEIILVVTTIGLIPLAVVTLTGFLKISVVLFLIRNALGVQQTPPNLVLYGIALILAVYVTTPLIGEMYREVEGRSISLQNAEELRELGDALHAPLQTHLSRFANPSERAFFVQATETVWSEEARADLRDDDLVVLIPAFVSSELTRAFEIGFLLYIPFLVIDLLVANVLMAMGMMMVSPTLISIPLKIFLFVAVSGWSRLMHGLILSYGGG is encoded by the coding sequence ATGACGGATTACCAACCGAACCTGCTGGAAATCATTCTGGTCGTCACCACGATCGGTCTGATTCCCCTGGCGGTGGTGACCCTGACCGGCTTTCTGAAAATCTCCGTGGTGCTGTTCCTGATTCGTAACGCCCTGGGCGTGCAGCAGACGCCGCCGAACCTGGTGCTCTACGGTATCGCCCTGATTCTCGCCGTGTACGTGACCACGCCGCTGATCGGCGAAATGTACCGCGAGGTGGAAGGCCGCTCGATCAGCTTGCAGAACGCCGAGGAGCTGCGCGAGCTCGGGGACGCCCTGCATGCTCCCTTGCAGACGCACCTGTCACGTTTTGCCAACCCGTCCGAACGGGCGTTCTTCGTGCAGGCCACGGAGACGGTGTGGTCCGAGGAAGCTCGCGCCGATCTGCGCGACGATGATCTGGTGGTGCTGATTCCGGCCTTCGTCAGTTCCGAGCTGACCCGTGCCTTCGAGATTGGCTTTCTGCTCTACATTCCGTTTCTGGTGATCGACCTGCTGGTGGCCAACGTGCTGATGGCCATGGGCATGATGATGGTGTCGCCGACGCTGATCTCGATCCCCTTGAAGATCTTTCTGTTCGTCGCCGTCAGCGGCTGGTCACGGCTGATGCACGGCCTGATCCTCAGTTACGGAGGAGGGTGA
- the sctQ gene encoding type III secretion system cytoplasmic ring protein SctQ, protein MNCHQSSLPAPLLPSLPQLDVARQALHNRLLRRRQPWQGHVAGERLEVAVNGQPAALDAAIVLPARLGDAALQVHLDAPLLAHLLAPLDLQRDFHSLPQPLQSVLLEHALLPWIEALEQELGETLTLDAEAQPWDFMLTLQLSIAGARGGVLGLGLSAAVGEAVAGLLDRHLQPARHALPGLQLGLALQRGWQTLSLAELRSLQPGDVLMLDCPPGADGLLVIANGHRQARFKRQQSGLELLEALQPINPNTENAMGQDADDAQLDDVPLTVICQIGSLELPLGQLRELGEGSVLALPDGDAQRVELMVNGRCVGRGELVAIGDGLGVRLTRFASL, encoded by the coding sequence ATGAATTGCCATCAGTCGTCGCTGCCCGCGCCTCTGCTACCGTCGCTGCCGCAGCTCGATGTCGCCCGGCAGGCGCTGCACAATCGTCTGTTGCGGCGCCGCCAGCCCTGGCAGGGGCACGTGGCTGGCGAGCGGCTCGAGGTCGCCGTCAACGGCCAGCCAGCAGCATTGGACGCGGCCATCGTGCTGCCTGCACGGCTTGGCGACGCAGCGCTGCAAGTGCATCTGGATGCGCCCCTGCTCGCACACCTGCTGGCACCCCTCGATCTGCAGCGGGATTTTCACAGCCTGCCGCAGCCCCTGCAGAGCGTGCTGCTCGAACATGCGCTGTTGCCCTGGATCGAAGCGCTGGAACAGGAACTGGGCGAGACGCTGACGCTGGATGCCGAGGCGCAGCCATGGGATTTCATGCTGACCCTGCAACTGAGTATCGCGGGCGCGCGGGGCGGCGTTCTTGGCTTGGGCCTGAGCGCTGCTGTGGGCGAAGCGGTGGCCGGTTTGCTGGATCGCCATTTGCAGCCGGCGCGCCATGCTCTGCCTGGGCTGCAACTGGGCCTGGCGCTGCAGCGCGGCTGGCAGACCCTGAGCCTGGCCGAACTGCGCAGCCTGCAGCCGGGCGATGTGCTGATGCTCGATTGTCCGCCGGGTGCAGATGGTCTGCTGGTAATCGCCAATGGCCACCGGCAGGCCCGTTTCAAACGCCAGCAGTCCGGTCTGGAACTGCTCGAAGCCTTGCAACCGATCAACCCGAATACGGAGAACGCCATGGGGCAAGACGCCGATGATGCGCAACTGGACGATGTGCCGCTGACGGTGATCTGTCAGATCGGCAGCCTGGAGCTACCGCTGGGGCAACTGCGTGAACTGGGCGAGGGCAGTGTGCTGGCCCTGCCGGATGGCGATGCGCAGCGGGTCGAGCTGATGGTCAATGGGCGCTGCGTGGGGCGCGGCGAGCTGGTCGCCATCGGTGATGGGCTCGGTGTGCGCCTGACCCGGTTCGCCAGCCTATGA
- a CDS encoding FliI/YscN family ATPase, which produces MNAPLNDLLPTLSARLDDAQPRPLRGRIRSIRGTLIQASVPDVGIGELCRLSDPASGRVLTAEVVGFEGDEAILSPVGSLEGLSTRTEIVATGENQSVLVGDALLGRVIGPLGDCLDGGPPASGLVRYPLQAEPPAPFSRQLIEQPMPLGIRAIDGLLTVARGQRMGIFGEPGVGKSSLLASIVRRSEAEVIVIGLIGERGREVRELLDVHLGAEARARTVAVVATSDRPATERVKAALVATAHAEYHRDQGRHVLLLLDSLTRFARAQREIGLAIGEPPTRRGYPPSLFSALPRLLERSGPAATGSITALYTVLTEGDASLDPVAEEVRSILDGHLVLSAELAQRNHFPAIDVLQSRSRLMDRVVEPEQRQLAAHLRALMARHADIELLVRTGDYVPGSDPLADEAIARQAAIERFLRQDAAEPSSLDDTLRALRKVLA; this is translated from the coding sequence ATGAATGCGCCCCTGAACGACCTGTTGCCAACCCTCAGCGCCCGCCTGGACGATGCCCAACCGCGGCCGTTGCGCGGGCGAATCCGCAGTATCCGCGGCACCCTGATCCAGGCCAGCGTACCGGACGTCGGCATCGGCGAACTGTGCCGTCTCAGCGATCCCGCCAGTGGCCGCGTGCTGACTGCAGAGGTGGTGGGGTTCGAAGGCGATGAGGCGATTCTCTCGCCGGTCGGTTCTCTGGAAGGCCTGTCGACCCGAACCGAAATCGTCGCCACGGGCGAGAACCAGAGCGTGCTGGTGGGCGACGCGCTGCTTGGCCGGGTGATCGGGCCGCTGGGCGACTGCCTCGATGGCGGCCCGCCAGCCAGTGGCCTGGTGCGCTATCCGTTGCAGGCCGAGCCGCCTGCGCCGTTTTCCCGGCAATTGATCGAACAGCCGATGCCGCTCGGTATCCGTGCCATCGATGGCCTGCTCACGGTCGCCCGCGGCCAGCGCATGGGGATTTTCGGCGAGCCCGGCGTGGGCAAGTCGTCGCTGCTGGCGAGCATCGTACGGCGCAGCGAGGCTGAGGTGATCGTCATTGGCCTGATTGGCGAGCGTGGACGTGAAGTGCGCGAGCTGCTCGACGTCCATCTGGGGGCAGAGGCCCGTGCCCGCACCGTCGCGGTGGTCGCTACCTCGGATCGCCCGGCCACCGAGCGGGTCAAGGCCGCTCTGGTGGCTACCGCCCATGCCGAGTACCACCGTGATCAGGGCCGCCATGTGCTATTGCTGCTCGACAGCCTGACCCGCTTCGCCCGTGCCCAGCGCGAGATCGGCCTGGCCATCGGCGAGCCGCCGACCCGCCGTGGCTACCCACCGTCACTGTTTTCCGCCCTGCCACGCCTGCTGGAACGCTCCGGGCCCGCAGCCACCGGGAGCATCACGGCGCTGTATACGGTGCTCACCGAAGGCGATGCGTCCCTCGACCCGGTAGCCGAGGAAGTGCGCTCGATTCTCGATGGTCATCTGGTGCTCAGTGCCGAGTTGGCCCAGCGCAACCATTTTCCGGCCATCGACGTGCTGCAGAGCCGCAGCCGCCTGATGGATCGCGTGGTCGAGCCCGAGCAGCGGCAGCTCGCCGCTCACCTGCGTGCACTGATGGCGAGGCATGCCGATATCGAACTGTTGGTGCGTACGGGGGACTACGTGCCCGGCAGCGATCCGCTGGCCGACGAGGCCATCGCCCGGCAGGCTGCCATCGAACGGTTCCTGCGCCAGGATGCCGCCGAACCGAGCAGCCTCGACGACACGCTGCGCGCGCTGCGCAAGGTGCTGGCATGA
- a CDS encoding type III secretion protein, which yields MFHRPACADSGSVRRGLALSLLLLAGSAGLARAEAMPQWYEQPYAYVVINQDLRSALEAFGRNLGLPMAISNRIKGRAQSNLRASSAGEFLDALCGNSGLTWFFDGNMLHVNSEEEIEIRQFEPSGFQLDELQSSLDELGVAGKHLSLRSSFHGDGMLISGPPPYMALVQQRIDQLQSPVAAEPEVVRERGVRVFRGSAGIQVVKGADQ from the coding sequence TTGTTTCATCGCCCTGCCTGCGCCGATAGTGGTTCCGTCAGGCGCGGCCTGGCGCTGTCGCTGCTGTTGCTGGCGGGCAGTGCGGGGCTGGCGCGCGCCGAGGCGATGCCGCAGTGGTACGAGCAGCCCTATGCCTACGTGGTGATCAATCAGGATCTGCGCAGTGCGCTGGAGGCCTTCGGGCGCAACCTCGGTCTGCCGATGGCGATTTCCAACCGGATCAAGGGGCGTGCACAGAGCAACCTGCGTGCTTCCAGCGCTGGCGAGTTTCTCGACGCGCTGTGTGGCAACAGCGGCCTGACCTGGTTCTTCGACGGCAACATGCTGCACGTGAACAGTGAGGAAGAGATCGAGATTCGCCAGTTCGAACCCAGCGGTTTTCAGCTCGACGAGTTGCAGAGCTCCCTGGACGAGCTGGGCGTGGCAGGCAAGCACCTGTCTCTGCGCAGCAGTTTTCACGGTGACGGCATGCTGATTTCCGGGCCGCCGCCCTATATGGCGCTGGTTCAGCAACGTATCGATCAGCTGCAGAGCCCGGTGGCGGCGGAGCCCGAGGTGGTTCGCGAGCGGGGGGTGCGGGTGTTTCGCGGTAGTGCCGGCATCCAGGTGGTCAAGGGTGCGGACCAATAG
- the sctL gene encoding type III secretion system stator protein SctL: MSGLPSKPGQRILRGEQAAQWIDGYAFLQAARDEATRTRDDMQRLRDQARDEGLAAGRAEGQREAAELLARTALQVDDYLAGLEAQMTDLALGIARQVIGELDDGTRLALCTRRALSAFREGQRLRLHVRPDQLDAVRGQLADLGERLQVEAADGLAAGHARLSSPLASVELDLHTQLQGVRQALLPGVLEGGA; this comes from the coding sequence ATGAGTGGCCTGCCAAGCAAACCGGGCCAGCGCATTCTGCGTGGCGAACAGGCCGCCCAATGGATCGACGGCTACGCCTTTCTGCAGGCGGCCCGCGACGAAGCCACAAGAACCCGCGACGACATGCAGCGACTGCGCGATCAGGCGCGAGACGAGGGCCTGGCGGCCGGGCGTGCCGAGGGGCAACGCGAGGCCGCGGAGCTGCTTGCGCGCACGGCGCTGCAGGTCGATGACTACCTGGCCGGGCTGGAAGCGCAGATGACCGATCTGGCCCTGGGTATCGCCCGCCAGGTGATCGGTGAACTGGATGACGGTACGCGTCTGGCACTGTGCACGCGCCGGGCATTGTCGGCGTTCCGTGAGGGGCAGCGGCTGCGTCTGCACGTCCGCCCCGATCAGCTCGACGCGGTGCGCGGGCAACTGGCCGATCTCGGCGAGCGTCTGCAGGTGGAGGCGGCTGATGGCCTCGCCGCTGGCCATGCCCGTCTGAGCAGCCCCCTGGCCAGTGTCGAGCTGGATTTGCATACCCAGCTGCAGGGGGTGCGCCAGGCGCTGTTGCCCGGCGTGCTGGAGGGCGGTGCATGA
- a CDS encoding type II and III secretion system protein family protein — translation MLCCIPLLAVAQSPSGGSIDLATGEGRIMRFAEPVDAVMVAEPGVADLQVVSPGVIYLFGKRAGHTTLVALGSDEREIASLQINVGSNGRPISSALRSRHPQSATEVKGVGNRLAARGQVSSVGEALDLNAMLDPTGQEWQGAVNTATYPGSAQVNIRVRFAEVSREELLRYGVSWNALFNNGTFSFGLLTGGNLAAEAAAGASNLIGVGLDSGNFNIDTVLEALQSNGVLEILAEPNITAMTGETASFLAGGEVPVPVPVNSDLVGVEYKSYGVSLLFSPTLLPNDRIGLQVRPEVSSLMGGSTLEVSGFRVPSFRVRRADTRVEVGSGQTFAIAGLFQRENAQDLEKVPLLGDMPILGNLFRSKRFQQNETELVILITPYLVEPVQTQAMLTPLDRTLGARADAPARSSSFGFHVQ, via the coding sequence ATGCTCTGCTGCATACCGTTGCTGGCCGTGGCGCAGTCACCGTCAGGAGGCAGCATCGACCTGGCGACGGGGGAGGGGCGCATCATGCGTTTCGCCGAGCCGGTGGATGCGGTGATGGTCGCCGAGCCTGGCGTCGCCGACCTGCAGGTGGTGTCGCCTGGCGTCATCTACCTGTTCGGCAAGCGTGCCGGGCACACCACGCTGGTGGCCCTGGGCAGCGACGAGCGAGAGATCGCCTCGCTGCAGATCAACGTCGGCAGCAATGGTCGACCGATCAGCAGCGCGCTGCGCAGCCGCCATCCGCAAAGCGCTACCGAAGTGAAAGGCGTGGGCAACCGCCTGGCGGCCCGCGGCCAGGTCAGCAGCGTCGGCGAGGCGCTGGACCTCAATGCCATGCTCGACCCTACCGGGCAGGAATGGCAGGGCGCGGTGAATACCGCGACCTACCCGGGGTCGGCGCAGGTGAACATTCGCGTACGCTTCGCCGAAGTGTCCCGCGAAGAGCTGCTGCGTTACGGGGTGAGCTGGAACGCGCTGTTCAACAACGGCACGTTCTCGTTCGGCCTGCTCACCGGAGGCAATCTGGCGGCGGAGGCTGCCGCGGGCGCCTCCAACCTGATCGGCGTAGGCCTGGACAGCGGCAACTTCAATATTGATACCGTGCTCGAGGCGCTGCAGAGCAACGGCGTGCTGGAGATTCTCGCCGAGCCCAACATCACCGCCATGACCGGTGAAACGGCGAGCTTCCTGGCGGGCGGCGAAGTGCCGGTGCCGGTGCCGGTGAACAGCGATCTGGTGGGCGTCGAGTACAAATCCTACGGTGTGTCGCTGCTGTTCAGCCCGACACTATTGCCCAATGACCGTATCGGCCTGCAGGTGCGTCCGGAGGTCAGCAGCCTGATGGGCGGCAGCACGCTGGAGGTGTCCGGGTTCCGCGTGCCGTCGTTCCGTGTGCGCCGCGCCGATACCCGTGTCGAGGTGGGCAGCGGGCAAACCTTCGCCATCGCGGGCCTGTTCCAGCGAGAGAACGCTCAGGATCTGGAGAAAGTCCCGCTGCTCGGTGACATGCCGATCCTCGGCAACCTGTTCCGCTCCAAGCGCTTCCAGCAGAACGAAACCGAGCTGGTGATCCTGATCACGCCCTATCTGGTCGAGCCGGTGCAGACCCAAGCCATGCTCACGCCCCTCGATCGCACCCTCGGGGCACGTGCCGATGCACCGGCGCGCAGCAGCTCCTTCGGGTTCCACGTGCAATGA